From a single Drosophila sulfurigaster albostrigata strain 15112-1811.04 chromosome 3, ASM2355843v2, whole genome shotgun sequence genomic region:
- the LOC133845086 gene encoding keratin, type II cytoskeletal 2 epidermal isoform X9, producing MAWGYWSATTVDRGRSPRRLTQCTPLPVNLVQQEEEEEQPPPCLPQQQQQQQQQQQQQQSQQSQTCPSTPSANQQGGGGTLCYSPTCRSRCSSPCPGSPCGSITPPPPPLLTSSQQHLHQHSNKNCPAAQQLLTHLDYAARRQSLDQLDSPQVLNTSKYFDIQANQLSDIMCRGAVVSSIQSANNTLTRGVSLHSRSGSAHGSHHSHSHHGSAHGSLGCLQGGVGVGVGVGVGTGSTGSIGMMSASHIDTGDYDVPHPHPYTHHYMQTTASVTPPHATLSRPGSAGAVCTGHDSGSDSSQGCGGSIMGGMLVMGHPGHMGSLGHHSTGSGSLGRCSSRCHNTTTTDDSGGGSSGGGGGGGGGGSVAVGGPGMLMDYHHGHHSGSAGSGLNGCGGGGSIAGGSIGGRSSVLGTIHNGHGHHHQQYHHECIHYERLPIPVPIPTVPMGVTQQQQQQQQQQQQQQHQMSSQHQLQSEEEIEPAYATVTRARMN from the exons ATGGCCTGGGGCTATTGGTCCGCCACAACTGTGGATCGTGGACGTTCTCCGCGCCGCTTGACGCAGTGCACCCCGCTGCCGGTGAATCTGGTGCAGCaggaagaagaggaggagcaGCCACCACCTTGCCTtccccaacagcaacagcagcaacaacagcagcagcagcaacaacagtcgcAGCAGTCACAGACCTGCCCCAGCACACCATCGGCGAATCAACAAGGAGGCGGCGGCACTCTCTGCTACAGTCCCACATGTCGGTCCCGGTGCTCGAGTCCGTGTCCGGGGTCGCCGTGTGGCTCGATAACGCCGCCGCCTCCGCCGCTGCTCACGTCCTCGCAACAGCATCTGCATCAGCACTCGAATAAGAATTGCCCGGCCGCACAGCAGCTGCTCACGCATCTGGACTATGCGGCCAGGCGGCAATCGCTGGATCAGCTGGACAGTCCGCAGGTACTGAACACG TCGAAGTACTTTGATATCCAGGCCAACCAGCTGTCGGACATCATGTGCCGCGGCGCTGTGGTCAGTTCCATACAGTCGGCAAACAACACGCTGACCAGAGGCGTCTCCCTTCACAGCCGGAGTGGCAGCGCCCATGGCAGCCATCATAGTCACAGTCATCATGGCAGCGCGCATGGTTCACTCGGTTGCCTGCAGGGAGGcgtcggagttggagttggcgTTGGAGTGGGCACTGGGAGCACTGGAAGCATTGGAATGATGTCGGCGAGCCACATAGACACGGGTGATTACGATGtgccgcatccgcatccgtaTACGCATCATTATATGCAGACAACAGCTTCAGTGACGCCACCGCATGCAACGCTCAGCAGGCCAGGATCGGCTGGTGCCGTCTGCACCGGCCACGACTCTGGCTCCGATTCCAGCCAGGGCTGCGGTGGCTCCATAATGGGAGGCATGCTGGTCATGGGTCATCCCGGCCATATGGGCAGTCTGGGCCATCACAGCACCGGCAGCGGCTCCCTGGGTCGCTGCTCCAGTCGTTGCCacaacaccaccaccaccgaCGACTCTGGAGGTGGCAGCAGCGGAggtggaggcggtggcggtggcggtggcagcgtCGCTGTGGGCGGTCCGGGCATGCTCATGGACTATCATCATGGCCATCACAGCGGCAGCGCTGGCAGCGGCCTCAATGGCTGCGGAGGCGGCGGTAGCATCGCTGGTGGCAGCATTGGCGGACGCAGCAGTGTCCTGGGCACCATTCACAATGGCCAcgggcatcatcatcagcaataTCATCACGAATGCATTCACTATGAACGCTTGCCCATACCCGTGCCCATTCCCACAGTGCCCATGGGCGtgacgcagcagcaacagcagcaacaacaacagcagcagcagcaacaacatcagatGTCGTCACAGCATCAGCTACAGTCGGAGGAGGAGATTGAGCCGGCCTACGCAACAG TCACCAGAGCGCGCATGAACTAG
- the LOC133845086 gene encoding atypical protein kinase C isoform X1, producing MAWGYWSATTVDRGRSPRRLTQCTPLPVNLVQQEEEEEQPPPCLPQQQQQQQQQQQQQQSQQSQTCPSTPSANQQGGGGTLCYSPTCRSRCSSPCPGSPCGSITPPPPPLLTSSQQHLHQHSNKNCPAAQQLLTHLDYAARRQSLDQLDSPQVLNTSKYFDIQANQLSDIMCRGAVVSSIQSANNTLTRGVSLHSRSGSAHGSHHSHSHHGSAHGSLGCLQGGVGVGVGVGVGTGSTGSIGMMSASHIDTGDYDVPHPHPYTHHYMQTTASVTPPHATLSRPGSAGAVCTGHDSGSDSSQGCGGSIMGGMLVMGHPGHMGSLGHHSTGSGSLGRCSSRCHNTTTTDDSGGGSSGGGGGGGGGGSVAVGGPGMLMDYHHGHHSGSAGSGLNGCGGGGSIAGGSIGGRSSVLGTIHNGHGHHHQQYHHECIHYERLPIPVPIPTVPMGVTQQQQQQQQQQQQQQHQMSSQHQLQSEEEIEPAYATVFPNVPQAPGLSCDGEDRSIYRRGARRWRKLYRVNGHIFQAKRFNRRAFCAYCQDRIWGLGRQGFKCIQCKLLVHKKCHKLVQKHCTDQPEPLVKERAEEASDPMPVPLPPLPYEAVGGTSEAYDTHEHAHIVVPPPPEDSLEPATQRQYSLNDFELIRVIGRGSYAKVLMVELRRTRRIYAMKVIKKALVTDDEDIDWVQTEKHVFETASNHPFLVGLHSCFQTPSRLFFVIEFVRGGDLMYHMQRQRRLPEEHARFYAAEISLALNFLHEKGIIYRDLKLDNVLLDHEGHIKLTDYGMCKEGIRPGDTTSTFCGTPNYIAPEILRGEDYGFSVDWWALGVLLYEMLAGRSPFDIAGASENPDQNTEDYLFQVILEKTIRIPRSLSVKAASVLKGFLNKNPADRLGCHRESAFMDIVNHPFFKVIDWEMIAQKEVQPPYIPTLDPGDPYMTTNFDDQFTREPAELTPDDPHVIDNIDQSEFEGFEYVNPLLMSLEDCV from the exons ATGGCCTGGGGCTATTGGTCCGCCACAACTGTGGATCGTGGACGTTCTCCGCGCCGCTTGACGCAGTGCACCCCGCTGCCGGTGAATCTGGTGCAGCaggaagaagaggaggagcaGCCACCACCTTGCCTtccccaacagcaacagcagcaacaacagcagcagcagcaacaacagtcgcAGCAGTCACAGACCTGCCCCAGCACACCATCGGCGAATCAACAAGGAGGCGGCGGCACTCTCTGCTACAGTCCCACATGTCGGTCCCGGTGCTCGAGTCCGTGTCCGGGGTCGCCGTGTGGCTCGATAACGCCGCCGCCTCCGCCGCTGCTCACGTCCTCGCAACAGCATCTGCATCAGCACTCGAATAAGAATTGCCCGGCCGCACAGCAGCTGCTCACGCATCTGGACTATGCGGCCAGGCGGCAATCGCTGGATCAGCTGGACAGTCCGCAGGTACTGAACACG TCGAAGTACTTTGATATCCAGGCCAACCAGCTGTCGGACATCATGTGCCGCGGCGCTGTGGTCAGTTCCATACAGTCGGCAAACAACACGCTGACCAGAGGCGTCTCCCTTCACAGCCGGAGTGGCAGCGCCCATGGCAGCCATCATAGTCACAGTCATCATGGCAGCGCGCATGGTTCACTCGGTTGCCTGCAGGGAGGcgtcggagttggagttggcgTTGGAGTGGGCACTGGGAGCACTGGAAGCATTGGAATGATGTCGGCGAGCCACATAGACACGGGTGATTACGATGtgccgcatccgcatccgtaTACGCATCATTATATGCAGACAACAGCTTCAGTGACGCCACCGCATGCAACGCTCAGCAGGCCAGGATCGGCTGGTGCCGTCTGCACCGGCCACGACTCTGGCTCCGATTCCAGCCAGGGCTGCGGTGGCTCCATAATGGGAGGCATGCTGGTCATGGGTCATCCCGGCCATATGGGCAGTCTGGGCCATCACAGCACCGGCAGCGGCTCCCTGGGTCGCTGCTCCAGTCGTTGCCacaacaccaccaccaccgaCGACTCTGGAGGTGGCAGCAGCGGAggtggaggcggtggcggtggcggtggcagcgtCGCTGTGGGCGGTCCGGGCATGCTCATGGACTATCATCATGGCCATCACAGCGGCAGCGCTGGCAGCGGCCTCAATGGCTGCGGAGGCGGCGGTAGCATCGCTGGTGGCAGCATTGGCGGACGCAGCAGTGTCCTGGGCACCATTCACAATGGCCAcgggcatcatcatcagcaataTCATCACGAATGCATTCACTATGAACGCTTGCCCATACCCGTGCCCATTCCCACAGTGCCCATGGGCGtgacgcagcagcaacagcagcaacaacaacagcagcagcagcaacaacatcagatGTCGTCACAGCATCAGCTACAGTCGGAGGAGGAGATTGAGCCGGCCTACGCAACAG TATTTCCGAATGTTCCTCAAGCGCCCGGTTTGTCCTGCGATGGCGAAGATC GCAGCATCTACAGAAGAGGAGCGCGTCGCTGGCGAAAATTGTATCGCGTCAATGGACACATTTTCCAGGCAAAGCGTTTCAATCGC CGCGCTTTCTGTGCCTATTGCCAGGATCGGATCTGGGGTCTGGGACGACAGGGTTTCAAGTGCATACAGTGCAAGCTGCTGGTGCACAAAAAGTGTCATAAGCTAGTGCAGAAGCACTGCACGGATCAGCCAGAGCCGCTGGTCAAGGAGCGAGCCGAGGAGGCCAGCGATCCGATGCCGGTGCCGTTGCCACCGTTGCCCTACGAGGCGGTGGGCGGCACCAGCGAGGCGTACGACACGCACGAACATGCGCACATTGTGGTGCCGCCGCCTCCCGAGGATTCCCTGGAGCCGGCCACACAGCGCCAGTATTCATTGAACGACTTTGAGTTAATACGCGTCATTGGACGCGGCAGCTATGCAAAGGTGCTGATGGTGGAGCTGCGACGTACGCGTCGCATCTATGCGATGAAGGTGATCAAGAAGGCGTTGGTCACCGATGACGAGGACATTGACTGGGTGCAGACAGAGAAGCATGTGTTTGAGACGGCCTCGAATCATCCGTTCCTGGTCGGTTTGCATTCATGCTTCCAAACCCCTTCGCGCTTGTTCTTCGTCATTGAGTTTGTGCGTGGCGGCGATTTGATGTATCACATGCAACGGCAACGCCGCCTGCCCGAGGAACATGCTCGCTTCTATGCCGCTGAGATCAGTTTGGCGCTGAACTTCTTGCACGAGAAGGGCATCATCTATCGGGATCTGAAGCTCGACAATGTGCTGCTCGATCATGAGGGGCACATCAAGCTCACCGATTACGGCATGTGCAAGGAGGGCATTCGGCCGGGTGACACAACCTCCACTTTCTGCGGTACTCCCAACTACATTGCACCCGAGATTCTACGCGGCGAGGACTATGGCTTCTCCGTGGACTGGTGGGCATTGGGTGTCCTGCTCTACGAGATGTTAGCTGGACGCAGTCCATTCGATATTGCCGGCGCCTCTGAAAATCCAGATCAG AACACTGAAGATTATCTGTTCCAAGTGATTTTGGAGAAGACTATACGCATACCGCGTTCGCTGAGCGTTAAGGCTGCTTCGGTATTGAAAGGTTTCCTCAACAAGAATCCCGCTGATCGTTTGGGCTGCCATCGTGAGTCCGCCTTCATGGATATTGTGAATCATCCGTTCTTCAAAGTCATCGACTGGGAGATG ATTGCACAAAAAGAGGTACAACCGCCTTATATACCAACCCTGGATCCTGGCGATCCGTATATGACAACAAACTTTGACGATCAATTTACCAGAGAACCGGCTGAATTAACGCCAGATGATCC TCATGTCATTGACAACATCGATCAATCGGAATTCGAGGGCTTTGAGTATGTAAATCCCTTGCTGATGTCACTGGAGGATTGCGTCTGA